One Pseudomonas abieticivorans genomic region harbors:
- the uraH gene encoding hydroxyisourate hydrolase codes for MNLISKTLAVLSLSGLSGLALAANPLSVHVLNLETGVPSPGVEVTLEQHVGQDWQMLAHGTTNEQGRIAELFPADKPFKAGEYRVVFKTGEYFKRTQHETFFPQIPVIFEVKATDQHYHIPLLLSPYGFSTYRGS; via the coding sequence ATGAACCTGATCAGCAAAACCCTGGCCGTATTGAGCCTGAGCGGCCTCTCTGGCCTGGCCCTGGCGGCCAACCCGTTGAGCGTGCACGTGTTGAACCTGGAGACCGGCGTGCCTTCGCCCGGCGTGGAAGTGACCCTGGAGCAGCACGTCGGCCAGGACTGGCAGATGCTCGCCCACGGCACCACCAACGAACAAGGGCGCATCGCCGAGCTGTTCCCGGCAGACAAGCCGTTCAAGGCCGGCGAATACCGCGTGGTGTTCAAGACCGGCGAATACTTCAAGCGCACCCAGCACGAGACGTTCTTCCCGCAAATCCCGGTGATCTTCGAAGTGAAGGCCACCGACCAGCACTACCACATCCCGCTGCTGCTCAGCCCGTATGGGTTCAGCACCTATCGCGGTTCGTAG
- a CDS encoding heavy metal sensor histidine kinase, with protein sequence MAWRLALAFALVCAVVLSAAGVFLYRSLAAEIAFRDDVALLGRLEQVSALLHDSDSLEALQERPRLYQNMLGSQESLLLVDRADGSSVIRINPHGLTLPALAPIPAERGPRREDIHGDPLLSWLAGLAQGPNGEPLQVVVGKQTTERDAMLASYRLRVYVAVVMGAFLAFAIGLLLLRRALRPLRNLADSVAGIDQRSLDQRLVLHDIPAEMHAPVQALNGMLARLEDGFGRLSLFSADLAHEIRTPLNNLLGSTGLALSQPRSAAEYQDLLASNVEEYERLNRMVENLLFLARADYGERLVNRQAIDLHELGDELCDYFEALAADRELTLSNQLGGTLHADLQLLQRALGNLLANAVRHATPGTTITLSGQLSVHNHGPAIEPQHLGRLFDRFYRVDPSRAEPGDSGGLGLAIVKSIMLLHGGSVEVVSDGRGTTFNLCWPLRG encoded by the coding sequence ATGGCCTGGCGGTTGGCCCTGGCGTTCGCACTGGTGTGTGCCGTGGTGTTGAGCGCGGCGGGGGTGTTTCTGTATCGCTCGCTGGCAGCAGAAATTGCCTTTCGTGACGATGTGGCGCTGCTCGGTCGCCTGGAACAGGTGAGTGCCTTGTTGCATGACAGCGACAGCCTGGAAGCCCTGCAAGAACGCCCACGGCTGTACCAGAACATGCTCGGCAGCCAGGAAAGCCTGTTGCTGGTGGACCGTGCCGACGGCAGTTCGGTGATCCGCATCAACCCCCACGGCCTGACCTTGCCGGCACTGGCACCCATCCCTGCCGAGCGTGGGCCACGGCGTGAAGACATCCACGGCGACCCGCTGCTGTCTTGGCTGGCAGGCCTGGCCCAGGGCCCCAATGGCGAGCCGTTGCAGGTGGTGGTGGGCAAGCAGACCACCGAGCGTGATGCGATGCTGGCCAGCTATCGGCTGCGGGTGTATGTCGCCGTGGTAATGGGGGCTTTCCTGGCGTTCGCCATTGGCCTGTTACTGCTGCGCAGGGCCTTGCGACCTTTGCGCAACCTGGCCGACAGCGTCGCCGGTATCGATCAGCGCAGCCTGGACCAGCGTCTGGTGCTGCACGACATCCCCGCGGAAATGCACGCACCGGTGCAGGCCTTGAACGGCATGCTGGCGCGCCTGGAAGATGGCTTCGGGCGGCTTTCGCTGTTTTCCGCAGACCTGGCCCACGAGATCCGCACGCCATTGAACAACTTGCTGGGCAGCACCGGCCTGGCCCTGAGCCAACCCCGTAGCGCGGCGGAATACCAGGACCTGTTGGCCTCCAATGTCGAGGAATACGAGCGTCTCAACCGCATGGTCGAGAACCTGCTGTTCCTGGCGCGGGCTGATTATGGCGAGCGCCTGGTCAATCGCCAGGCCATCGACCTGCACGAACTGGGCGACGAATTGTGCGACTACTTCGAGGCGCTGGCGGCAGATCGCGAACTGACCTTGAGCAATCAGCTCGGTGGCACCCTGCACGCCGACCTGCAACTGCTGCAACGGGCGCTGGGCAACCTGCTGGCCAACGCCGTGCGCCACGCCACGCCGGGCACCACCATCACTTTGAGCGGGCAATTGAGTGTGCATAACCACGGGCCTGCGATCGAGCCGCAACACCTTGGGCGGCTATTCGATCGGTTTTACCGCGTGGATCCGTCGCGTGCCGAACCTGGGGACTCGGGCGGGTTGGGGTTGGCGATCGTGAAGTCGATCATGCTGTTGCATGGGGGAAGTGTCGAGGTGGTCAGCGATGGGCGGGGTACCACGTTTAATTTGTGCTGGCCGCTTCGCGGATAA
- a CDS encoding arylsulfatase, translating to MSQRPNFLVILADDLGFSDIGAFGGEIATPHLDKLATDGLRLTDFHTAPTCSPTRSMLLTGTDHHIAGIGTMAEALTPDLIGKPGYEGYLNDRVVALPELLREAGYQTLMSGKWHLGLTAELAPHARGFERSFSLLPGAANHYGFEPTYDDQTPGLLKSTPALYIEDDTFVQELPKDFYSSDAFGDKLLQYLKERDQSRPFFAYLPFSAPHWPLQAPADLVAKYKGRYDAGPHVLRAERLAKLRELGLVDADTEAHPLLELGFEWADLTDEQRQISARAMEVYAAMVERMDWNIGRVVEYLRNQGQLDNTFILFMSDNGAEGALLEAFPKFGPELLTYLNKHYDNSLANVGRANSYVWYGPSWAQAATAPSRLFKAFTTEGGIRVPALVRYPQLARQGEIGHGFGTVMDVTPTILDLAGVRHPGTRWQGREVAAVRGKSWLGYLSGETNEVHDDNTATGWELFGRRAIRKGHWKAVWIPGPAGPATWQLYDLSQDPGEIHDLALSQPQKLQTLIGEWQKYVEETGVVLSQSPFQPD from the coding sequence ATGAGCCAACGCCCCAACTTTCTGGTAATTCTGGCGGACGATCTCGGGTTCTCCGACATCGGCGCCTTCGGCGGCGAGATCGCCACGCCGCACCTGGACAAACTGGCCACCGACGGCCTGCGCCTGACCGACTTTCACACCGCGCCCACTTGCTCGCCGACCCGCTCAATGCTGCTGACCGGCACCGACCACCACATCGCTGGCATCGGCACCATGGCCGAGGCGCTGACCCCCGACCTGATCGGCAAGCCGGGCTATGAAGGCTACCTGAACGACCGCGTGGTGGCCCTGCCCGAACTGCTGCGCGAAGCCGGCTACCAAACCTTGATGAGCGGCAAATGGCACCTGGGCCTGACCGCGGAACTGGCGCCCCACGCCCGGGGTTTCGAGCGCTCGTTCTCGCTGTTGCCCGGTGCCGCCAACCATTACGGTTTCGAGCCCACCTACGACGACCAGACCCCTGGCCTGCTCAAATCCACGCCGGCGCTGTACATCGAAGACGACACCTTCGTGCAAGAGCTGCCCAAGGACTTCTATTCCTCCGATGCCTTTGGCGACAAGCTATTGCAGTACCTCAAGGAGCGCGACCAGAGCCGGCCGTTCTTCGCCTACCTGCCCTTTTCCGCACCGCATTGGCCGCTGCAGGCGCCTGCCGACCTGGTGGCCAAGTACAAGGGCCGCTACGACGCCGGCCCCCACGTGCTGCGCGCCGAACGCCTGGCAAAGCTGCGTGAGCTTGGCCTGGTAGATGCCGACACCGAAGCGCACCCGCTGCTGGAGTTGGGCTTTGAGTGGGCCGACTTGACCGACGAGCAGCGGCAAATATCGGCGCGGGCCATGGAGGTGTACGCGGCAATGGTCGAGCGCATGGACTGGAACATCGGCCGAGTGGTCGAGTACCTGCGCAACCAGGGCCAACTGGACAACACCTTTATCCTGTTCATGTCCGACAACGGTGCCGAAGGCGCGCTGCTGGAAGCCTTCCCCAAGTTCGGCCCGGAGTTGCTCACCTACCTCAACAAGCACTACGACAACAGCCTGGCCAACGTCGGCCGCGCCAATTCCTACGTCTGGTACGGGCCAAGCTGGGCCCAGGCGGCCACCGCCCCCTCGCGATTGTTCAAGGCCTTCACCACCGAGGGCGGGATCCGCGTGCCGGCGTTGGTGCGCTACCCGCAGCTGGCCCGCCAAGGCGAAATCGGCCATGGCTTCGGCACAGTGATGGACGTGACCCCGACCATCCTCGACCTGGCCGGCGTTCGCCACCCCGGCACGCGCTGGCAGGGTCGTGAGGTGGCGGCCGTACGCGGCAAATCGTGGCTGGGGTATCTGAGCGGCGAAACCAACGAGGTGCACGATGACAACACCGCCACCGGTTGGGAATTGTTCGGCCGCCGCGCCATTCGCAAGGGCCACTGGAAAGCCGTGTGGATACCGGGCCCGGCAGGCCCGGCGACGTGGCAACTGTATGACCTGAGCCAGGACCCGGGCGAGATCCACGACCTGGCCCTGAGCCAACCGCAGAAACTGCAAACCCTGATCGGCGAATGGCAGAAATACGTCGAGGAAACCGGTGTGGTGCTGAGCCAGTCACCGTTCCAACCCGACTGA
- a CDS encoding ABC transporter ATP-binding protein yields the protein MTQPIVSFNHVGKLFEVDGGQLEAIREFNLDIAEGEFVAIVGSSGCGKSTLLRLLVGLDTDLRGEIRVDGKAVSGIGGERGIVFQEHRLFPWLTVEDNIRLGLVNEPLSAEQKHKRVADFIDLVGLRDFTRAYPHQLSGGMAQRVAIARGLVASPRILLLDEPFGALDALTRQQMQDELLAIRERAKITTILVTHDVEEAIYLADRVVVMEPRPGRIKRVVEVGLPRPRQRSQFDFHQLREELLHELTNDDHYVTPLPEQIRDLHPAFIAC from the coding sequence TTGACCCAACCTATCGTCAGCTTCAACCACGTCGGCAAATTGTTCGAGGTGGACGGCGGCCAACTGGAGGCCATCCGCGAGTTCAACCTGGACATCGCCGAGGGTGAGTTCGTCGCCATCGTCGGCTCCAGCGGCTGCGGCAAATCCACCCTGTTGCGCTTGCTGGTGGGCCTGGACACGGACTTGCGTGGCGAGATCCGCGTGGACGGCAAAGCGGTCAGCGGCATTGGTGGCGAGCGCGGCATCGTCTTCCAGGAGCACCGCCTGTTCCCTTGGCTGACCGTAGAAGACAACATCCGCCTGGGCCTGGTCAACGAGCCCCTGAGCGCCGAGCAAAAGCACAAACGCGTCGCCGACTTCATCGACCTGGTGGGCCTGAGGGACTTCACTCGTGCTTATCCGCACCAACTCTCGGGCGGCATGGCCCAGCGCGTGGCCATCGCCCGCGGCTTGGTCGCCAGCCCGCGCATCCTGTTGCTGGACGAACCCTTCGGCGCCCTCGACGCGTTGACCCGCCAGCAAATGCAGGACGAACTGCTGGCGATTCGCGAACGCGCCAAGATCACCACCATCCTGGTAACCCACGACGTCGAGGAAGCCATTTACCTCGCCGACCGCGTGGTGGTCATGGAGCCGCGGCCCGGTCGCATCAAGCGCGTGGTCGAGGTGGGCCTACCGCGCCCGCGCCAACGCAGCCAGTTCGACTTTCACCAACTGCGTGAAGAATTGCTGCACGAACTGACCAACGACGACCACTACGTAACCCCATTGCCCGAGCAGATCCGCGATCTGCACCCGGCCTTTATCGCTTGCTGA
- a CDS encoding LysR family transcriptional regulator gives MDLRQLRYFIALNEHRSFVRAADAMGITQPAFSRSIQGLEQEFGCVLVDRGSKDLRPTPEGHVVLQHALSLVKGAALLSSEVTQMTKLDAGELRFGCGPAPAIKLVPDAVSRFINAHPKVRTYFEVNNWEKLSRSLNREEIEFFIADIRHFEADPNFQTQALTPKRGVFFCRPDHPLLAKESLSTNDMFDYPLAATLIPPGIRKLLANLSGKADFSVNIESDHFGALVKIVRQTNAIGIGSEEAFINDIEPGSLVRLHWRNLPQNLESLSARCGIVSRTGFRLSPAAREMIETILRLDVVEDAA, from the coding sequence ATGGATCTGCGACAGCTGCGCTACTTCATCGCCTTGAACGAACACCGCAGTTTTGTCCGTGCGGCCGATGCCATGGGCATCACCCAACCGGCCTTCAGCCGCAGCATCCAAGGCTTGGAACAAGAGTTCGGCTGCGTGCTGGTGGACCGCGGCAGCAAAGATTTGCGCCCCACGCCCGAGGGCCACGTAGTGCTGCAGCACGCCTTGAGCCTGGTCAAGGGCGCGGCCTTGCTCAGCAGTGAAGTGACGCAGATGACCAAGCTCGATGCTGGCGAACTGCGCTTCGGTTGCGGGCCGGCACCAGCAATCAAACTGGTGCCGGATGCGGTGTCGCGGTTTATTAACGCCCACCCCAAGGTGCGGACCTATTTCGAGGTCAATAACTGGGAAAAATTGAGCCGTAGCCTGAACCGCGAAGAGATCGAATTCTTCATCGCCGACATCCGCCATTTCGAGGCCGACCCCAACTTTCAGACCCAGGCCCTTACGCCCAAGCGCGGTGTGTTCTTTTGCCGCCCCGACCATCCGCTGCTGGCCAAGGAAAGCTTGTCGACCAACGATATGTTCGACTACCCGCTGGCCGCCACGCTCATACCGCCGGGTATCCGCAAGCTGTTGGCCAACCTGAGCGGCAAGGCGGACTTCAGCGTGAACATCGAAAGCGATCACTTTGGTGCCCTGGTGAAGATCGTGCGGCAAACCAATGCCATCGGGATTGGCAGCGAAGAGGCGTTCATCAATGACATCGAACCCGGCTCACTGGTGCGCTTGCACTGGCGCAACTTGCCGCAGAACCTGGAAAGCCTGAGCGCGCGTTGCGGGATCGTCAGCCGCACGGGGTTCCGCTTGTCGCCGGCGGCGCGGGAGATGATCGAGACGATATTGAGGTTGGATGTGGTGGAGGACGCGGCTTGA
- a CDS encoding ABC transporter permease → MARDSLLSLPLAAPPLQPQRRWPSVGRRLQAWYVPALIFALWWLAAREQWMSEQILPAPSLVWQSALDLAGGDLWSNLWISLQRLFWGLLAGIAGGAVLGAWLGFSRRAERLVLPTFGALAQIPTLAWIPLFMVFFGIGETLKLVVLVKAIVVPVTLHTLVGVRDAQPRLREAASVLRLPTHLLIRRLILPAALPSFMAGVRLALAAGWSSLLAVELLASSEGIGYLMVSARQLFMLDIVFVCIAVIGVVGVVMDRSIGWADRKLVHWPHPPTAQLTRGPRLQGWQRLTSWWLPLALLALWQVSHQLQWVDANILVSPLQVLHSTWAGIADGSLPQAMLLSLGRTLGGLLLGGLAGFGLGLLLGLNKPAERLLGPSLAGMRQIAIFAWVPLLTAWFGLGEGAKWVFVALAAFFPLYIATQRSVASLSPQLAEAAQVLRLSLWQRLGRLVLPGAAPGIFGGLRLSLIYAWLGTIGAEYFMPSNGGIGSLMIGAQQLLRMDTIMSGMLLVGLTGAALNTLGQRIEARATRWRHA, encoded by the coding sequence TTGGCCCGTGATTCGCTTCTCAGCCTGCCCCTGGCAGCGCCGCCACTGCAACCGCAACGGCGCTGGCCCAGCGTGGGCCGCCGCCTGCAGGCCTGGTATGTGCCCGCTCTGATTTTTGCCCTGTGGTGGCTGGCCGCCCGCGAGCAATGGATGAGCGAACAGATCCTGCCAGCACCTTCGCTGGTATGGCAGAGCGCGCTGGACCTGGCGGGTGGCGACCTGTGGAGCAACCTGTGGATCAGCCTGCAACGGTTGTTCTGGGGGTTGCTGGCGGGCATCGCCGGCGGTGCGGTACTGGGCGCCTGGCTGGGTTTTAGCCGCCGCGCCGAACGGCTGGTGCTGCCCACCTTCGGCGCCTTGGCGCAGATCCCGACCCTGGCCTGGATCCCGCTGTTCATGGTGTTCTTCGGCATCGGCGAAACGCTCAAGCTGGTGGTGCTGGTCAAGGCCATCGTGGTGCCCGTCACCCTGCACACCCTGGTCGGCGTGCGTGACGCCCAGCCGCGCTTGCGCGAAGCCGCCTCGGTATTGCGCCTGCCCACCCACCTGTTGATCCGCCGGCTGATTTTGCCTGCCGCCCTACCCTCGTTCATGGCCGGCGTGCGCCTGGCACTGGCGGCGGGCTGGTCATCGTTGCTGGCGGTGGAGTTGCTGGCCTCCAGCGAAGGCATCGGCTACCTGATGGTGTCGGCACGCCAACTGTTCATGCTCGACATTGTCTTCGTTTGCATCGCCGTGATCGGCGTGGTCGGCGTAGTGATGGACCGCAGCATCGGCTGGGCCGATCGCAAGCTGGTGCACTGGCCCCACCCGCCCACCGCCCAATTGACGCGCGGCCCACGCCTGCAAGGCTGGCAGCGCCTGACGTCCTGGTGGCTGCCACTGGCCCTGCTGGCGTTGTGGCAAGTCAGCCATCAACTGCAATGGGTAGACGCGAACATTCTGGTGTCACCGCTGCAAGTGCTGCACAGCACCTGGGCCGGGATTGCCGACGGCAGCCTGCCCCAGGCCATGCTGCTGAGCCTGGGCCGCACCTTGGGCGGCCTGTTGCTAGGCGGCCTGGCCGGTTTCGGCCTGGGCCTGTTGCTGGGTTTGAACAAGCCCGCCGAACGCCTGTTGGGCCCAAGCCTGGCGGGCATGCGGCAAATCGCAATCTTTGCCTGGGTACCGCTGCTCACTGCCTGGTTTGGCTTGGGCGAAGGCGCCAAGTGGGTGTTCGTCGCCCTCGCGGCTTTCTTCCCTCTGTACATCGCCACCCAACGCAGCGTCGCCAGCCTGTCGCCGCAACTGGCCGAGGCGGCGCAAGTGCTGCGCCTTAGCCTCTGGCAACGCCTGGGCCGGCTGGTGCTGCCGGGCGCTGCACCGGGCATCTTCGGCGGCCTGCGCCTGAGCCTGATCTACGCCTGGCTGGGCACCATCGGCGCCGAATACTTCATGCCGTCCAACGGCGGCATCGGCAGCCTGATGATCGGCGCCCAACAACTGCTGCGCATGGACACCATCATGAGCGGCATGCTCCTGGTCGGCCTGACCGGCGCAGCGCTAAACACCCTCGGACAACGCATCGAAGCGCGCGCTACGCGCTGGAGACACGCATGA
- a CDS encoding ABC transporter substrate-binding protein, which yields MKVPFNRVASVFAVPVLAGLLGCFAAMAQAGEVKEIRIAVPDLSAGAEHSGGGVVDVLRSQQLLEKAFAADGIKVQWNFFKGAGPVINEAFANGQVDFAYLGDLAAIIGKSNGLDTRLLSATGRGVKEYLGVVPGSGIKTLQDLKGKRVAVFRGTANQLSFDAALASQGLSEKDLKVINLDFNSAVAALAAKQIDATWGLSGLTSLQQRGLAELPLNTLDLNGAGSVQSVLVGAGGFVDAHPDVVAHLLKAQEQAVQWLTQERNKEAYVQLVAGLSSYPPAILHEDLKGLDVSVLFASQLDAPFLAKLQGSVDLAAQQRLIRKPFKVTDWVADKAL from the coding sequence ATGAAAGTCCCCTTCAACCGTGTCGCCAGTGTGTTTGCCGTACCCGTACTCGCGGGCCTGCTTGGCTGCTTTGCGGCGATGGCCCAAGCAGGCGAGGTCAAGGAGATCCGTATCGCCGTACCAGACTTGAGCGCTGGGGCCGAGCACAGCGGCGGTGGCGTGGTCGACGTGTTGCGCAGCCAACAGTTGCTGGAAAAAGCCTTCGCTGCCGACGGCATCAAGGTGCAGTGGAATTTCTTCAAGGGCGCCGGCCCCGTCATCAACGAAGCGTTCGCCAACGGCCAGGTGGATTTCGCCTACCTGGGTGACCTGGCCGCGATCATCGGCAAGTCCAATGGGCTGGACACTCGCCTGTTGAGTGCCACTGGCCGTGGCGTAAAGGAGTATCTGGGCGTGGTCCCGGGCTCGGGCATCAAGACCCTACAAGACCTCAAGGGCAAGCGCGTCGCGGTGTTCCGTGGCACCGCCAACCAGCTGTCGTTTGATGCCGCGCTGGCCAGTCAGGGCCTGAGCGAAAAGGATTTGAAGGTGATCAATCTGGACTTCAATTCAGCGGTGGCCGCCTTGGCTGCCAAACAGATCGATGCCACCTGGGGCCTCTCTGGCCTTACTTCCTTGCAACAGCGCGGCCTGGCTGAGCTGCCGCTCAATACCCTGGACCTCAACGGTGCCGGCAGCGTGCAGAGTGTATTGGTGGGGGCGGGTGGCTTTGTCGACGCCCACCCGGACGTGGTCGCGCACTTGCTCAAGGCCCAGGAGCAAGCCGTGCAGTGGCTAACCCAAGAGCGCAACAAGGAAGCCTATGTGCAACTGGTGGCGGGCCTGTCCAGCTACCCGCCGGCAATCCTGCATGAAGACTTGAAGGGGTTGGATGTAAGCGTGCTGTTCGCCTCGCAACTGGATGCGCCGTTCCTGGCCAAACTGCAGGGCTCGGTGGATCTGGCGGCGCAGCAGCGCTTGATTCGCAAGCCGTTCAAAGTGACGGATTGGGTGGCGGACAAAGCGCTCTGA
- a CDS encoding heavy metal response regulator transcription factor, with protein sequence MRLLVVEDEAKTAQFLAKGLGESGFVVDVAANGLDGRYLIEQQDYDLIILDVMLPGLNGWQLLKLIRQRGETPVLFLTARDSIEDRVRGLELGADDYLVKPFAFAELLARVKTLLRRGPVREIEVYNIADLEVDVPRRRVSRNGQRISLTNKEFALLHLLASRRGEVLARTLIASQVWNLNFDSDTNMVEVAVRRLRAKVDDPYMPKLIHTVRGVGYQLQAPDE encoded by the coding sequence ATGCGTTTGCTGGTTGTGGAAGACGAAGCCAAGACTGCTCAATTTCTGGCCAAGGGGCTGGGTGAGTCAGGCTTTGTCGTGGATGTGGCGGCCAACGGCCTGGATGGGCGCTATCTGATCGAGCAGCAAGACTATGACCTGATCATCCTCGATGTGATGCTGCCGGGGCTCAATGGCTGGCAACTGCTCAAGCTGATCCGCCAGCGCGGCGAAACGCCGGTGCTGTTCCTCACCGCCCGGGATTCCATCGAAGACCGCGTGCGCGGTCTTGAGCTGGGTGCCGATGATTACCTGGTCAAACCCTTTGCCTTCGCCGAGTTGCTGGCCCGGGTGAAAACCCTGCTGCGCCGCGGCCCGGTTCGGGAGATCGAGGTGTACAACATTGCCGACCTGGAGGTGGACGTGCCGCGCCGCCGGGTCAGCCGCAACGGCCAGCGCATCAGCCTCACCAACAAGGAATTCGCCCTGCTACATCTGTTGGCCAGCCGCCGTGGCGAGGTACTTGCGCGTACCCTGATCGCCTCCCAGGTGTGGAACCTGAACTTCGACAGCGACACCAACATGGTCGAGGTGGCCGTGCGCCGCTTGCGCGCCAAGGTCGACGACCCATATATGCCCAAGTTGATCCACACCGTGCGCGGCGTCGGGTACCAGTTGCAAGCGCCAGATGAGTGA
- a CDS encoding GlcG/HbpS family heme-binding protein: MLVRTLFISLASAIALPAMAALPQHPDLDLATALKLADASRARCTSAVTVLDRGGNLIVQLRADNVGPHNTDASRRKAYTALSTKSPTRAFAERARNNPEAANLNTLDTLLLLGGGVPLFEGRELVGALGIAGAGGAEQDEACAIKAAQQLNLNTHP, from the coding sequence ATGCTTGTTCGCACCCTGTTTATCAGCCTTGCCAGTGCCATCGCCCTGCCCGCCATGGCCGCCCTGCCCCAGCACCCCGACCTGGACCTGGCCACCGCGCTAAAACTGGCCGACGCCAGCCGCGCCCGGTGCACCTCGGCGGTCACCGTGCTGGACCGTGGCGGCAACCTGATCGTGCAACTGCGCGCAGACAACGTGGGCCCGCACAACACCGACGCCAGCCGCCGCAAAGCCTACACCGCGCTGTCGACCAAAAGCCCGACCCGCGCCTTCGCCGAACGCGCCCGTAATAACCCGGAGGCGGCCAACCTCAACACCCTCGACACCTTGCTGCTGCTCGGTGGCGGCGTGCCGTTGTTCGAGGGCCGCGAACTGGTCGGTGCCCTGGGCATTGCCGGTGCCGGCGGCGCTGAACAGGACGAAGCCTGCGCCATCAAAGCCGCCCAACAACTGAACCTGAACACCCACCCTTGA
- a CDS encoding AraC family transcriptional regulator, with protein MNEPTSLASWTRALRKQLDAIGLDSAALCLQAGLDPLRVEESNAQFPLSATNALWQLAVQASGDPAIGLRVARFVSPSTFHSLGYALIASENLREVFERIVRYHQASDALTPTLSRENGRYVLRLQATDDYPAPAAEAIDAFAAIYVRTCRNRLGPDYAPLAVRLTRARPQDPKPWLTVFRSPIHFDAEQDSLEFACADFDCHLDDASPQDASPEMLQPLTWERRVGDAIERCLPRGVPSADEVAEVMRLSLRNLQRHLADEGCRFDALLDQCQQNLALQYLNDPDLPLSEIGHRLGFADAGTFIRAFKRWTGISPGQYRNNLA; from the coding sequence ATGAACGAACCGACTTCCCTCGCCAGCTGGACCCGTGCCCTGCGTAAGCAGCTGGATGCCATCGGGCTGGACAGCGCCGCCCTGTGCCTTCAGGCCGGGCTTGATCCGCTACGGGTGGAGGAATCCAACGCACAGTTCCCCCTGAGTGCCACCAACGCGTTGTGGCAACTGGCCGTGCAGGCCAGCGGTGATCCGGCGATTGGCTTGCGCGTGGCCCGCTTCGTCAGCCCCAGCACCTTCCATTCCCTGGGCTACGCCCTGATCGCCAGCGAAAACCTGCGCGAGGTATTCGAGCGCATTGTGCGTTACCACCAGGCCAGCGATGCCCTGACCCCCACCTTAAGCCGCGAAAATGGCCGCTACGTACTGCGCCTGCAAGCCACCGACGATTACCCGGCACCCGCAGCCGAAGCCATCGATGCCTTTGCCGCGATCTACGTGCGCACCTGCCGCAACCGCCTGGGCCCAGACTACGCGCCGCTGGCCGTGCGCCTGACCCGCGCCCGCCCGCAAGACCCCAAGCCGTGGCTCACAGTGTTCCGCTCACCCATCCACTTCGATGCCGAGCAAGACAGCCTGGAGTTTGCCTGCGCCGATTTCGACTGCCACCTGGACGACGCCAGCCCGCAGGATGCGTCGCCGGAAATGCTCCAGCCGCTGACCTGGGAACGCCGCGTGGGCGATGCAATCGAGCGGTGCTTGCCACGGGGCGTGCCGTCAGCCGATGAGGTGGCCGAAGTAATGCGTTTGAGCCTGCGCAACCTGCAACGGCACCTGGCCGACGAGGGCTGCAGGTTCGATGCCTTGCTGGATCAGTGCCAGCAGAACCTGGCGCTGCAGTACCTCAACGACCCGGACCTGCCACTGAGCGAGATCGGGCACCGCTTGGGTTTTGCCGATGCCGGCACGTTCATCCGCGCGTTCAAGCGCTGGACCGGGATTTCGCCGGGGCAATACCGCAACAACCTCGCGTAG